The Chitinivibrio alkaliphilus ACht1 DNA segment TGCTGTATTGACTATACGCTTCGTATCACGATCCATAATACAAAGAATTGCTCTTCTTTCCACATCAATAGATAGTATTTCCGGTGGAGATATTGCGGTATCTATTGACGATAGTGGAAAAAAAGATGAAATTGGTATAATGATATCTTCAGTAAAGGCGATGCAGGCCGCCTTACAGGAAAAATCACGCTGTATTGAAGCTCTCTCTGCGGGAGACTGGTCAGTTTCGGCACCCTTTGCTTCTCAGGATGATAGGGTGAGTAAATCCCTTGAGACATTAATTCAGAGTATGAGGGCTCTTTTTGAGGATATTCAAAGTTCTGCAGATACTGTACAAAGCGGCTCTGCGCAGATATCGGAAGCCTCGCAGGATCTCAGCGAAGGAGCCACCAATTCTGCTGCGAACATTGAAGAGATAAATTCATCCATCACAGAGATTGGTTCCCAGGCCAAAACAAATGCGGAAAATGGAGAAAAAGCACGCAGTATTGCAGAAGATACCAATACAAAAGCCCAAGAGGGAAGCAGCTGGATGAATGATATGGTCTCCTCCATGGAAGAGATAGAAATCTCCAGTGAGAAAATACGAAAAGTAACAAAGATTATCGAAGATATTGCCTTTCAGACTAATCTTCTTGCCCTTAATGCTGCCGTGGAAGCAGCCCGTGCAGGGCAGCATGGCAAGGGGTTTGCCGTGGTTGCCGAGGAAGTGCGAAGCCTCGCTTCACGCAGTGGAAAAGCGGCCCGTGAAACCCGTGAGCTTATAGAAAGCTCTGGAGAAAAGGTTCGTGGAGGGAGTGAGATAGCAGAGAAAACATCTACCATGCTTGACGAGATCGTAACAGGGGTAGGAGAGCTTTCTCAGGTTATTGGAAAAATATCTGAAGCATCGAAGGAACAGTCTACGGGGGTTGAGGAGATTGGGGCATCTCTGCATGATGTAGATGATATTGTCCAGCAGAATGCGGCCAGCTCTGAAGAGACCGCTTCTGCAGCACAGGAGCTATCTTCTCAGGCAGAGGAGCTAAAGGCCTTGGTGGGTAAATTTATCTTACGCCGTGGGGAGTAGATACATGTCTACCCTTATGTTGAAGTGGGATGATTCATTTTGTGTAGGCGATGTATTTATTGATTCTGAACATCAGATTCTCTTTACCCTTGCCCAGCACCTCCGTGAACAAGAGGGGCGCCTCACGGCTGAACAAGTTAAGCAGTATGTTCAGCTCATATTGGAGTATACGCAGGTGCACTTTCGTCATGAAGAAGATTTATTACGGCAGATTGAGTGGGAGCATATAAAGGAGCATCGAAAAACACATCGTCATATCATTGATACTATGAAGGAGTTGATTCGTACGAACCGGGATATACGAGTGCTTCAAGAAAAAATGCGGGCTTTTGTAAATGCTTGGGTGCTGGAACATATCGTACAAAAAGACAGCCTTTTTAAGCAATCTCTTATCGAGAAGCGTGGTTTTTTCACTTTGTAAACAAAATAGCGGTGTTTTCTTTTTGCGGGGAAGTATGTATTTTGCTACTCTACCCTGATTGCCGAGGATATATGAAAAAAGAAACACCCATGATGGCTCAATACAATAAGATAAAACGGGAAAATCCCGGTGTTATGTTGCTCTTTCGTCTTGGTGATTTTTATGAAATGTTTGGTGATGACGCAAAAGATGCTGCTCGTATTCTCGGAATCACCCTCACAAAGCGAAATCATGGCGGAACAACAGATACCCCCTTGGCAGGGTTTCCACACCATGCCCTTGATAGATATGCGCATAAACTGGTGAAAGCGGGAAAGCGTATTGCCGTATGTGAGCAGATGGAAGATCCGAAAAAGGCCAAGGGGGTTGTAAAGCGGGATGTTGTTGAGATAGTTACGCCCGGTACGGGTATGGATCAGACCTATGTGGCAGATCGGGAGAATACGTACATCGTCTCTCTGTATTTTCATACGAAGGGGTTTGCCTGTGCTATCTGTGATATTTCCACGGGGGAGTTTCAGTGCCAAGACGGTGAATTTTCACTCCTTGAAGAATGTCTTATGCGGGTCGATCCTGCGGAGATTCTTATTCCACAAGGAATGGCAGATTCTGCCCATGAGAAGCGATTAACAGAATGGTTTCCCAAGGCCACACTTTCCTTTGCAGAAACAGGACGATATCGGGTAGATCGGTCACAGCGGGTTATGCAGGAGCATTTTTCCCTCTCTTCTCTTCATGGGCTTGGTTTTGAAGGTCGTGATGAGTTGCTTATCGCTTCTGCAGTATTGCTGGAGTATCTTCGCGATATGAAACGGAACCCTCTACAGCATATTTCAAAGATTGAATTTATGGGTGATTCCCGCTATGCGCAACTTGATCCTGCCTCTATTCGGAATCTTGAAATTATACATCCTCTTTTAGGGGGACAGGAAGGGGGAACCCTTCTTTCTGTGTTAGACAAAACCGTAACTGTTCTTGGGGCGCGCCTTTTAAAAAAGTGGCTTGTACGTCCCTTGCGTATTCCCCGTGAAATAGAAGAGCGGTTAGATGCGGTGGAGTGGTTTAAGGATACTCTCATGGTAACGACGAAAATACGGGAGTTGTTACGACGAGTATATGATCTTGAACGATGTATTACCCGTATTGTATTAGGGCGTGCGTCAGCCCGAGATATTGTTGCCTTGCGAATCTCCCTGGAGCAGTTTCCCCAGCTGTGTGATGCCCTACAGGATGTTCCCTGTGGAGAAATACAAAAATGTACCTCTCTTCTGTCTGGATTTGAGCAATTATGTGAATATATTAGTACCACCCTTGTAGATGATCCACCTGTTTCTTTGCGTGAGGGAGGGCTTATTCGTGCGGGGGTTGATTCTGTACTGGACGAGTATCGCGATATTTCCCATAATGGAAAAGATTGGATTGCACGTTTACAACAGGAAGAGAAGGAGAAAACCGGTATAGACTCACTAAAGGTGGGGTTTAATAAGGTCTTTGGATACTACCTGGAAGTTTCAAAAGTAAATATTGCAAAAGTGCCCGACTACTTTATACGCAAGCAAACCTTAGCAAATTCAGAACGATATATTACTCCTGAGCTGAAAGAAGTAGAAGAGAAGGTCTTAACGGCTGAGGAGAAGAGGGGCGATCTTGAATATGCGCTTTTTACCGAGCTACGTGAGTATATTGCCACGCGCTGTGAAGCTATTCAGGGGGCAGCTCAAGGTATTGCCCGGCTTGATCTTTTTTCTACCCTGGGACATCTCGCCATGGAGAATCAGTATATCCGTCCCTCTATTCGTGAAACGGGAGATCTTCATATTCTTGGGGGACGTCATCCTGTTGTTGAGGAAATGACCGACGCAGCCTTTGTTCCCAATGATACCCATTTCATCGAAGATACGAGTCAGTTTTTTGTAATTACAGGACCGAATATGGCAGGTAAATCTACCTATCTTCGTCAGAATGCCCTTATTGCCCTGATGGCACAGGTTGGGTCCTTTGTTCCAGCGCAGAAAGCTGAGGTTGGCTTGGTGGATAAGTTTTTTACGCGGATTGGTGCTTCGGATAAGCTCGCGCGGGGGCAGAGTACCTTCATGGTTGAGATGATTGAAGTAGCAAATATTCTCCATAATGCTACGGATCAGAGTCTTGTTCTTCTTGATGAAGTTGGCCGGGGTACATCAACCTTTGACGGTATTAGTATTGCTTGGGCTGTGGCGGAGTATCTCCACAATACTCCGGGAAGACGTCCTCGTACCCTTTTTGCCACGCATTACCATGAGCTTACGGAGTTGGCCATGCTCCTTACACGAGTTGAAAATTATCATATTGCTGTACGAAAACATGAAGGCAAGATTCTCTTTCTTCGTAAAATTGAAAAGGGGAGCAGTTCTCATTCTTACGGCATTGAGGTTGCCTCTATTGCGGGCATTCCCGCAGCAGTGACCGATCGTGCGCAGGAGATTATGCAGAATTTAGAATCCATGGAGTTTGATTCATATCACCGTCCACGCCTTGCTCAGGAAACTGAGACAGTTCCCTCGGCAGCGGAAGATCGTGCGGAGATGCAACTTGATTTTCTGCAAGGAGTTGGGGAAGAGCATCCCCTCCTTGAAAAAATACGTCAGATTGATGTTTCCCGTCTCACTCCCTTAGATGCCTTAAACACCTTAGCGGAGATGCAGAATATGCTCTAAAGCAGTTCGTATTTTTTCATCCATCGCCAGAGGGTACTGCGATTTACCGAAAAATGTTCTGCCACGGCGTTTTTATTTCCGCCGTACTGTCGCAGAGCTGCCTCCACCCGTTCTTTGTCGGGTCGTGCGGTACCCGGTGTCGGTTTGGAGGTTCCCCCAAGTCCTTTTTTGCGAATATCCATGGGGATATTAAAAATATCGATATGAGCACCCTCAGCAGTGACAAAGGCATGCTCAATGGCATTCTCCAATTCTCGCACATTTCCCCGCCATGAATATGAGAGAAGAAATTCGAGGGCATTGTCCGTAATACCCCGTATCTTTTTTCCCGTATATCTATTGTATTTCTCAATGAAATGATTGATGAGAAAGGGAATGTCGTCTCTTCGCTCACGAAGAGGAGGTATGTAGAGAGGAAAGACCTTTAATCGATAATAAAAATCTTCCCGGAAAAGCTCTTCTTCAACCAATCTATCAAGATCCCGATTTGTCGCTGCGATAATGCGGACATCGGACTGTATGGGCGTACTGTCTCCCACTGGTTCAAACTCTTTTTCTTGCATAAACCGAAGTAGTTTTACCTGAATCAGGGGTGAAATATCGCCGATCTCATCAAGAAAGAGCGTTCCCCCCCGTGCTCGTTCTATGCGTCCATGTTTATCACGAATTGCTCCGGTGAATGCTCCTTTTACATGCCCAAAAAGCTCGCTTTCAAGGAGGTTTTCCGGAAGGGCTGAGCAGTTTACTGCGACAAAGGGGCCGTCTTTTCGATCGCTATTGGTATGAATTGCCCTGGCAACAAGCTCTTTTCCGGTTCCGCTTTCGCCTTGAATAAGGGTGTTTGCTTGGGAATTCGCCGCAAATTGAATTTGCTGGAATACGCGTTGCATCGCACTGCTTTTTCCAATTAGATCGGGAAGTTCCATGTGGTTGTGCCGTTGGAGACGACGTTCAAGTTCACGTATTTTATCTTCGTGTGCTTTTTCCACGGACATGTCCGTTATGGTTTCCACGGCACCGACAATCTTCCCCTCTTTTTTAATTACCCGTCCGCTCTTGCGAATTGGAATGAGGGTTCCGTCACGTCGTTGTATCGCACATTCGGCGTTATGGATATTGCCGTTTTCAAAAAGGCTGCAGTCTTCTTTATTGCTGCATCGGAGAAAGTCGCATGCAGTTTTTCCGATAATCTCTTCCCGGGAAAACCCGCTGAGGCGTTCGCAGCTTTTATTGCAGTAGCGGATCGTGTTTTCTCGATCAACCAAGATGACTGCTTCTGCCATGGTTTCCAGGACCATATTGAGGCAATCACCGGAAATACTATTTTCTGTATAAAAACAGTCCATGAAATCTCCTATGTCGTACGGCGGGAAGAGGTGGGGAGGGGTGTGCCTTGGCGGCGGTTATACCAAAACAAGAGGATACTGCCGAATAGAATCATTGCTCCACTGAGGGTTTGTCCCCGTGAAAGGTTGAGTATATTCATGCCGATATGCGGATCGGGTTCACGGAGAAATTCAATGCTGAATCGGGCAAGGCCGTAGCCGATCAAGTAGAGGGGGAGCATTTTTTCTTTAAATCGATTGGTTTTGCGGAACAGGTGTAATACACCAAAGAGAAACACGCCTTCGAAAAACGCTTCATACAGCTGTGATGGATGACGAAGGTGGTCTCCTTCCGCAGCAGGGAAATACATGCCCAGGGGGGAATCGGTTACCCTTCCATAGAGTTCACCATTGATAAAATTGCCCAGTCGTCCCCACGTATATCCCAGGGGAAAGGCATAGGCAAGGTTGTTAGAAATGGTGTGGAAAGAAAGATTGTTTCGTTTTGTATAGTAATAAATTGCCACGGCAGCTCCGATGAGTCCACCGTGGTAGGACATCCCGGAGATACCTACAAAGGATCCGTTGCGAAAGGGCATGAAAATTTCACCGGGGCTTGTGGCGTAGTAGGAGAAGTTATAAAAAAGAACATACCCGAGCCGTCCCCCCAAAATAACTCCCAGGATACCGTAGAAAAAGATATCCTCCCACTGCTTTGGGGAGATGGAGAGTTCTTCTTTTTTCTGAAGCTGTCCAATGAGTGCGTAGGTTGTAAGAAATACAAGTATGTACATAAGTCCATAGTATTGTACGGGAAATCCTCCGCCGGAACTGCTGCCAAAGGTGAGAATGTTTTCTCCACCTATGGTAATAAAGGTGGGATCTATCTGCTCGGGGAGGCTGCTCCACCAACTGCGTTGATTCATGGTTTTTCCTTTTTTTGGATAAAAATAGATTTTCCGGTATGGGAAGTGCTGTTCTAAATTTATAAAACTACGGTATGGCGCTTTCTTTTTCTGTCGTTGAGGATATATTTTCCCCTACATTTATTATTGAAAGGTGTGTGTATGCTCCACGGTATACCAAAATATATCTCTTTTTTTGTATTGGCGTTTCCCCTCTTCGCATCTACTTATGTAACAGACTCATTTACCATAAACTTGCGGAGTACTCCTGCTTCTAACGGGCGTATTATTCAAATGTTGCCATCAGGTGAAGCTCTTGAAATACGTGAGCGTCAAGATGAATGGAGTCGGGTGCAAACTGCTTCAGGACGCGAAGGGTGGGTTCTTCATCGATATATTATCTCTCGTGCACCATGGAAGAATCAAGCTGCTGCACAGCAACGACAGCGTGAACGGTATGCGAAGCAACTGGAGAAGGTACGTGATTCCCTTCGTGTTTCTACCAGTGAGCTTGATGCGGTGCAACGCTCTTTTACCCGCTTGAAAGGAGCCTATGATTCTCTTGATACAGAATATCATGCCCTTCGTGATGGATCACAGGAGTATCTTACCTTGCAACATGAGCATGAAGAGGCGCACAAGGAGTTACAACAAACCCTGCAAGAAAATAATGAATTACGGGATGAAAACAACCGTCTTAAGGCTGATAGTAGCAAGGTGTGGGTTCTGGTCGGGGGTGGCATGGTGCTGCTTGGATTTGCCTTAGCTCATGTGCCCCGTAAACAGAAAAAGCGACGGTGGTAGGGTATGGAAACACTTTCTGAACGAATAGGCCGATTACTCCTTCCCTTTGTAGAAAACCCCTCCCGTTACAGCGGGGGCGAGCTGAATATTGCCAAAAAAAATCGGGCTGCGTCATCCCTTTGTGGTGTACTTTGTTTTCCCGAAGTCTATGATATCGGTATGTCTCACTATGGAAGCCAGGTATTATATCATTTGATTAATCGGGAGTCACCGTGGTTTCTTTCCCGGGCTTATATGCCGTGGGAAGATGCTGAAGCCATCATGCGTCGGGAAGATATCCCTTTGTATGCCCTGGAAGATCGGGTTCCTGTGCGTGATGCTGATTGGGTTGGCTTTTCCTTGCAGTATGAACTGCAGTACAGTAATCTTGTAACTATGCTGGAACTGAGCGGAATCCCCGTCTTTTCTCACCAGCGGGGAGAGGATGATCCTCTTATTATTGCAGGTGGACCGGTTACTGCAAATCCAGAGCCCGTTGCTGATTTTATTGATGTATTTCTTCCCGGTGACGGAGAGGAGTCCTTGCCTCGTTTTTGCAGAATCCTTGAAGAGTCAAAGGGAATGTCGCGTAGGGAAATTCTTTCACGGCTTTCCCGGGAACATGGAAATGCCTATGTGCCCGCGCTCCATGAGGTACGACAGAACGGATGCTTTGCTATTACCGCTACAGATCGGCCAATTCCCTCTGCGCGTATTGCGACCCTCCGTGAAGAGGATGTTCCGCGTAAACAAATAGTTCCCCTGGCTGAGGTGGTACATAATACCATGGCTGTGGAGGTGATGCGGGGATGCACACAGGGGTGCCGGTTCTGCAGTGCCGGAATGTACTATCGTCCCGTGCGTGAACGAGCTGTTTCTGGTATTGTCGATCAAATTGAGTATGGGGTAGATGAAACGGGGTGGAATACTGTCACGTGTCTTTCCCTGTCCACGGTGGATTATTCCGAGTTTGGAGACCTTCTGTGTCGTGTGGCAGATATAAAACAGCGGCATGGAACCTCCCTTTCTCTGCCGTCAACTCGTATTGATGCTATCACCTCAGATGAGTTTGCTCTGTTTGACTCCCTTGCGGGAAGCTCCTCCATAACCATAGCACCAGAGGCCGGGAGCGAACGTTTGCGTCGAGTGATAAATAAAAATTTTACCACCGAGACGATTCTCTCTATTGTACGAAAGATCTGTGAAACCCGGGTGAAAACAGTTAAGCTGTACTTTATGGTGGGACTTCCCACGGAAACCATGGATGATATGGATGAGATGATCTATCTCATAGAAGATATACAAAAAATTCTACAGAAACATACTCGAGGGGCACAGCTAAATATATCTCTTTCTCCCTTTTCTCCTAAGCCACATACCCCTTTTCAATGGCATGGATTTGCAGGAAAAGAGGTTATTTTAGAGCGATGTAAGCATGTAAAAGCTCATTTTTATTCAACCCGTTCCGTAAAGGTGAGTTATCGTAATCCCCAGGTTTCGTTTCTGGAGACTGTTCTTTCGCGCGGAGATCGGCGATTAGGGGCTGTAATCTATGGGGCACAGCAGAACGGGGCCCGTTTTGATGGATGGCAAGAGTACTTTTATCTTGACCGCTGGCTTGATGCGGCAGCTGCTGAAGAGCTTGATCTCAGTTCATATGTGTCTGCTCTTCCTGATGAGCAAGCCCTTCCGTGGGATACGATCTCTCAAGGGTTTTCTGAGTTTTTCTTAAAAACAGAACGTGAGCGTGCTTTGAGAGAACTTCCAACTCGTGATTGTCGTTTTGGGTGTGTTTCTTGTGGGGTGTGCGGCCCTAATCTTTCTATGACCTATGCCCCCAAAGAACAGAAGGCTTCTCCCACGGAGGCGTTACAGGCCTTACATCACGATACCGAGGAAGGGATGCATGAAACAACCCGTGTGCGGGTTTGGTATGCAAAGCAGGAATCACTCCGTTTTTTGCCCCACCAAAGTATGGTAAATAGCATTATTCGAGGGTTCAATGCTGCGGGAGTGCCCGTTGCTTTTTCCCAGGGTATGCGTCCCCGTCCTAAGTTCTCCTTTGGGCCTCCGCTTCCGCAGGGGGCGTGTGGAGACAATGAGCTTTTTGACGTTACTGTGCGTGCGGGATATCCTCTTTGTCTTGCATCCGTGGCAAAATATCTCCCTCATGGTTTGGTGCTGAAACATACAGAGACCGTGGAGAAGAAGGCTCCTGCTCTCAATAGTCTTGTGGTACAGGCCGATTGGCATATCACGGCGGCAGCACCCTCTCTCGAAGTTTCCGATATTACCGCAGCGGTTACTCAGTTTTACTCTGAAGAATCTCTTGTAGTTGTGCGTACACGAAAAAATAAGAAAAATCGTACCATTGATGTAAAACCTTTGGTGCGGAATCTTCGTCAGGAAAAGCGAGATCTCTTTGTTACCCTGTCAGCAGAACCGGGTAATTCATGCAAGCCATCGGAATTCCTTGCGGTCCTTTTTCCCCATCATAGATTCAGTGACTTTCGTGTGATACGAACAGCACTCTATGGGCCCGAAGGTTCATTGTAAAAAAAGGGGCGGTGATTGTCACGCGCCCCGGTAAGAATAGTCAGTATGACTTGTTTTAAAAGCCGCCACGAAACTCAGCTGCGATGGTCGGTTTTTCTGCATCATAGGCAGAAAAGAAACCAAGGGCAAACTCAACGTTATCGTTGAGCTCTACACATGAGCTAATGCCGTATAGTACGGGGGTATCTTCTATTCCCGTAAGACGTTCCCGATCTCCTGTTTTGAGCAGTTCAGTCTCAACTTGCACATATCGCACCATTCCCGGAAGAGGAATGTTTGCGCCGAGAAGCACTGGTGCGTAGGCGTCGAGATCTTCGTGAAGATCTTTTACACCAGTTTCCGCAAAAAGTGTGACCTGTGACGGAAGAGTGTAGGCCGTATTAAGGGCAAGACTATGGATCACGTCCATGTCATCATCATAAACTTTATCAAAGATGTTGCTTTTATAGCCAAGGCCCACTTCAAGATTTTCCATGGGCGTGACATCAAACCATGTTCGGAGATTCCCCGTGTTAAGGTTTGCGGAGGTGGCTTCTAAGAGCACCGTAAGGGAGGCCATATCCATCTGTTTTTCCAAGGAGAGGAAATTTGCAAAGATGCCTTTCCCAAGAAACCCGCTACCGTGAATTCCTTCATCAATATAATTTCCAAAGATCTTTCCTTCTGTTTCGGAAATGAGGTCTCTTCCAATGGTAAGGTTAAGCATATCTCCGTCATATCGGTACAGGGCGCGTCGTATTTGCACTCTCTCCATGGAGAATTCTTGCATATTTTCCATGTCCATGATTGTGTCCTGCCCTACAATGGTAGTGTCTTCATAGGGGATGTAGATGGGGAATGTCCCCGGACCTTGAATAACTTGATATCCCTGATGAAATTCCATAACATCAACGGTTTTCATGCCGGGGCCGCGGAAGTCGTGGCCAAATCCTTCAGGATAGAATCGTAGCATTACATCTACAGAGTGGCGTCCTGACTCCACCACTCCGCCCAAGTCTAGGCGACCAAACCAGTTATCCAGATTATCACTACGATCATTATCATAGAGATCTTTTTGTGCTTGAATAACTACCGATCCGGTAGGAGAGAACTCAAGCTGGGGTTGCTGTGCAGAAATGGTTGCGATCATGACCAAACAAACGATTACTGCTTTTACCATAGGGCACTCCTTAGTTATGGGTTTACTTATTTATTTGCATAGTATCATCTTAGGTGGCTGAATGCAAGAACAATCTTCTTTTTTTACTGATATTAGAGTGAACGTAACAAATTCTTGGACTAAAAACTTCGAAGGAGTGCCGTTTTTGCCGGTACTATTCGTACTCTGTATAGTGTATATTTATAGAGTATACAAGAGAAGACTTACATGGGGGGAATTATGAAATTATTTCTTGTTGTGGGGATATTGTTTTTGACCAACGCCTGTTACACTCAAGTGGGCTATTCGGGGAGGGCACCGCGTACGGCCCAGAGCCGCACTGCTGACACAATTGCTCCGGAGGAGGGAAGAGATACGGCAGAGTATGAAGTGATACGGTCGCAAGAGACAGCCCCGCGTGATACGGTGATTATCCGTGAGCGCGATCGCGAGGTGTGGATTTGGCGTGAGGACCCGTGGGGCAGATGGGAGCTTCGTCGATATGATCAACACAGCCCCTATTGGCGCTACTACAGTAGTTCTTTTCGCTATGGATATCGGGGTGTGTCGTATCCCCGATATTGGTATGATCCATGGTATTATGGGAGGGGCAGACGGGATACTCTTGTAATTATTGACCGCGATACGGATGATGAATCATCTTCTTCGTCTCAGTATTATAGCCCTGGGAGTGGCGGTGAGAGCAGAGAGCCTGCGTCTCGCAGTTCATCGCGGGATAGCAGTAGAGAGCAGCCACGGAGTGAACCGCGAGAGGGTGATACTTCGCGAGATGTTCGGGATAGTCGTCGAGGAAGGGGGAGATAATGAAGATTGCCATATCTATACTTATCATGGTACTTGTCCTGTGGGCCGATGACCCCTTACTCTACAGATGGGGTGTCGGTGCTCGTGCGCAGGCTCTCGGTGGTGCCTACACGGCTATAGCAGCAGATCATTCTGCTTTCTGGTATAATCCAGCAGGGCTTGCCTATATTCCCTTTAGCGAGCTTCAGGGGTCTCTTCGGGGGGGGCGGCGAGAAAAAACAACGCGGTTTGACGGGGCAGATTTTTCTGATCATATGACTCCTATCGGGCTCGGTTCTATTTCCTATGTCCGTTCATTTCCCGTTCTGCAGGGAGGGTTGGCGTATAGTATTTCTCTTTCATCGCCGGAAACCATGGGAGATGTTTATGATGTGCAGGGCTATGACCGCTATGGCGGGTTTCCCGATACGAGCGTGTATCTAGATGGGGCGGGAAATGTGCAGGTCTTGGAGCGTGGCGATTCTGTCTATTTTAGCTCTTTGGATTTTCTCAGTACAGGTGATCTCTACTACCTGACCACGGCCGTTGGTGCGCAGATATCGCATGGGGTCGGTGTTGGTCTTTCTCTTTCTCTTGTGATGGGTGAGGAGGAACAGAGTTTTAAAAATGTGTTTAATATGGTAGGACATCCCTACAACTTTGAGAACTCTCTTCAGGAAAACGAGCGATCCTTTTTCGGATATGATGCTCGGGTGGGTATGATGGTGTCTCCTGACCCTCGTTATTCTGTTGGGATGACCGTGGTTCTTCCGCAGGTTATTACCATGGAGCAAACGCACCGTTTTTATAATAGTGTGTCGGGGTCGTATGTACGTGATGCTTTATTTTTCGATACGGCTAAGCTCTATCGCCCTCTGCGTATTAAGGGGGGAGCAGCGCTCTTTCTTCCTTCACTGACCCTGTCGGTACAGGCAGAAGCGTCAGCTCCGCTGAGTTCGGTTCGATCTGGAGAGCCAGGGTCCTATTGGAAGGG contains these protein-coding regions:
- a CDS encoding TIGR03960 family B12-binding radical SAM protein, with product METLSERIGRLLLPFVENPSRYSGGELNIAKKNRAASSLCGVLCFPEVYDIGMSHYGSQVLYHLINRESPWFLSRAYMPWEDAEAIMRREDIPLYALEDRVPVRDADWVGFSLQYELQYSNLVTMLELSGIPVFSHQRGEDDPLIIAGGPVTANPEPVADFIDVFLPGDGEESLPRFCRILEESKGMSRREILSRLSREHGNAYVPALHEVRQNGCFAITATDRPIPSARIATLREEDVPRKQIVPLAEVVHNTMAVEVMRGCTQGCRFCSAGMYYRPVRERAVSGIVDQIEYGVDETGWNTVTCLSLSTVDYSEFGDLLCRVADIKQRHGTSLSLPSTRIDAITSDEFALFDSLAGSSSITIAPEAGSERLRRVINKNFTTETILSIVRKICETRVKTVKLYFMVGLPTETMDDMDEMIYLIEDIQKILQKHTRGAQLNISLSPFSPKPHTPFQWHGFAGKEVILERCKHVKAHFYSTRSVKVSYRNPQVSFLETVLSRGDRRLGAVIYGAQQNGARFDGWQEYFYLDRWLDAAAAEELDLSSYVSALPDEQALPWDTISQGFSEFFLKTERERALRELPTRDCRFGCVSCGVCGPNLSMTYAPKEQKASPTEALQALHHDTEEGMHETTRVRVWYAKQESLRFLPHQSMVNSIIRGFNAAGVPVAFSQGMRPRPKFSFGPPLPQGACGDNELFDVTVRAGYPLCLASVAKYLPHGLVLKHTETVEKKAPALNSLVVQADWHITAAAPSLEVSDITAAVTQFYSEESLVVVRTRKNKKNRTIDVKPLVRNLRQEKRDLFVTLSAEPGNSCKPSEFLAVLFPHHRFSDFRVIRTALYGPEGSL